A section of the bacterium genome encodes:
- a CDS encoding biopolymer transporter ExbD — protein sequence MRKSDPFAEATTSLIDIAFIIILFLIVSTVIAPEDVVPLKLPNNFDEGTPYLQVDKELIIHVRKSGKVEVSGEMLADSLDADSTLFQLADAFIERYKAVQPDGKVILRADSGAVWDRPVQVMQACGKHGLPLSIALEPADLAEDLKP from the coding sequence ATGCGCAAAAGTGATCCGTTTGCCGAAGCGACGACGTCGCTGATTGATATTGCCTTCATCATCATCTTGTTTCTGATTGTCTCGACGGTGATTGCGCCGGAAGACGTGGTGCCGCTCAAGCTGCCGAACAATTTCGACGAGGGGACTCCCTATTTGCAGGTGGACAAGGAGTTGATTATCCATGTGCGGAAGTCGGGCAAGGTCGAGGTGTCAGGTGAGATGCTGGCGGACTCGCTCGATGCGGACTCCACTCTGTTCCAGTTGGCTGACGCATTTATCGAGCGCTATAAGGCCGTACAGCCGGACGGAAAGGTTATTTTAAGAGCGGACAGCGGCGCGGTGTGGGATAGACCTGTGCAGGTGATGCAGGCATGCGGAAAGCACGGCTTGCCGCTTTCCATTGCGCTGGAGCCTGCGGACTTGGCGGAGGACTTGAAGCCGTGA
- a CDS encoding MotA/TolQ/ExbB proton channel family protein, translating into MKTRQRMNKTVFAYVLFAALAMTLLYTVLASAQTGAEREVTMSEKIGAIVVLYRAFDSMIYFLQGLLLFIGVGITIFYYMKFKRAGFQAELGKKVHAMADEVTLQAAINFEIESLQNKYIFLDLMIAAAPMSGLLGTVVGLVQVFSEQTMVEHVTMQSIASGMYVAMVTTVCGLIVALIGVIGRHMLNSILATMREELAGAK; encoded by the coding sequence ATGAAAACACGGCAACGTATGAACAAGACCGTATTTGCTTATGTATTGTTTGCAGCTCTCGCCATGACCCTGCTTTACACGGTTTTGGCCAGCGCGCAAACGGGAGCGGAGCGGGAAGTGACGATGAGTGAGAAGATAGGGGCAATCGTTGTGCTCTATCGGGCATTTGACAGCATGATTTATTTCCTGCAGGGCCTGCTGCTGTTTATCGGCGTCGGGATTACGATTTTCTATTACATGAAGTTCAAGCGTGCCGGGTTCCAGGCGGAGCTTGGCAAAAAGGTGCACGCGATGGCGGATGAAGTGACGCTGCAGGCGGCCATCAACTTTGAAATCGAGAGTTTGCAGAACAAGTATATCTTTCTGGACTTGATGATTGCGGCGGCGCCGATGTCCGGATTGCTGGGCACGGTGGTGGGACTCGTGCAGGTGTTCAGCGAACAGACGATGGTGGAGCATGTGACGATGCAGTCCATCGCGAGCGGTATGTATGTGGCCATGGTGACGACGGTGTGCGGACTAATTGTCGCGCTGATTGGAGTCATCGGACGGCATATGCTGAACAGCATTCTGGCGACCATGCGCGAAGAACTGGCGGGGGCGAAGTGA